One genomic window of Triplophysa rosa linkage group LG11, Trosa_1v2, whole genome shotgun sequence includes the following:
- the cbx2 gene encoding chromobox protein homolog 2, protein MEELSAVGEQVFDAECILNKRVKKGKLEYLVKWRGWSSKHNSWEPQENLLDPRLLAAFNKREQERDLLISNRGKRPRGRPRKILEAIPPESKSSSSSSSSSGSSSSSSSSSSSSSSEDDEDDLDRNPKPSPRPRELHPVPQKKAQIVLAKPEPPKKRGRRPLPPELKALRQAKGRKFFKPTPKDFRNIKKPLMPASFTFTGLSRGSFPHNSSGKSSLSSAGRSVGSASLPLSRPPQSKPASDFTLSVSDMSSGGADSKTPLCKSPGVAALNVHNITNGSIGQGQLATAKQESSDQRAALPKSPSNSFPSLKTPSSLQALNLQSVNKTSPARDSTHPKSAPNPARKSSTGFNTRQEPSPAPNNIPTKYTSNQPILKSPQRDRSKTEEARDLSERFGKKSQGDMAVQTPTSETRDSQDKQVGKQVKTLSELSTGEEGSSSDSDHDSSFPNNNQELSISGQDWRPTRDLIEHVFVTDVTANLVTVTVKESPTSVGFFSIRNY, encoded by the exons ATGGAGGAGTTGAGCGCGGTGGGTGAACAGGTCTTTGATGCCGAGTGTATCCTCAACAAACGCGTGAAGAAG GGCAAACTGGAGTATCTGGTGAAGTGGAGGGGATGGTCGTCCAA gcATAACAGTTGGGAACCTCAGGAAAACCTTCTTGACCCGAGACTATTGGCTGCGTTTAACAAGAG GGAGCAGGAGAGAGACCTCTTGATCAGTAATAGAGGAAAGAGGCCTCGTGGACGACCCAGAAAAATATTG GAAGCCATTCCACCCGAGTCAAAATCCAGCAGTTCTTCATCTTCATCCTCAGGTTCATCTTCCTCCTCATCTtcgtcgtcatcatcatcatcctccgAAGACGACGAAGATGACCTCGACAGGAACCCGAAGCCCAGTCCTCGGCCACGAGAGCTTCACCCGGTCCCTCAGAAGAAAGCACAGATCGTGTTGGCCAAGCCAGAGCCTCCTAAGAAGCGAGGGAGGAGACCGTTGCCTCCTGAACTGAAGGCGCTGCGACAGGCCAAAGGTCGAAAGTTTTTCAAACCCACGCCGAAAGACTTCCGCAACATTAAGAAACCGCTCATGCCCGCTAGCTTTACCTTCACCGGGTTGAGCAGAGGATCTTTTCCACACAATTCATCTGGGAAGAGTTCGCTAAGTTCAGCTGGGCGCTCTGTCGGATCCGCGTCCTTGCCACTAAGTCGCCCGCCGCAAAGCAAACCCGCTTCTGATTTTACACTCTCAGTGTCGGATATGAGCAGCGGTGGGGCTGATTCAAAAACACCATTGTGCAAGTCTCCAGGAGTGGCTGCTTTAAATGTTCACAACATAACAAACGGGAGCATCGGACAAGGGCAGTTGGCGACTGCGAAACAGGAAAGTTCTGATCAGAGAGCAGCTCTCCCGAAATCGCCCTCAAACTCCTTTCCATCTCTGAAAACTCCCTCCAGCCTTCAGGCACTCAATCTGCAGAGCGTCAACAAGACCTCTCCGGCTAGAGACAGTACTCATCCAAAAAGTGCCCCTAACCCGGCCAGAAAGAGTAGTACAGGATTTAACACGAGGCAAGAGCCGAGTCCTGCACCCAACAACATCCCAACTAAATACACATCCAACCAACCAATCCTGAAGAGTCCACAGCGGGACAGATCCAAAACGGAAGAAGCCAGGGATTTAAGCGAGAGATTCGGAAAGAAGAGTCAAGGCGACATGGCCGTTCAGACTCCGACATCAGAGACGCGAGATTCCCAAGACAAACAAGTTGGAAAACAAGTCAAGACCTTGAGCGAGCTCAGCACCGGAGAGGAGGGCAGCAGCTCGGATTCTGACCATGATTCCTCGTTTCCCAATAACAACCAAGAGCTGTCCATCTCGGGTCAGGACTGGAGGCCGACGCGCGACCTGATCGAGCACGTGTTTGTCACGGATGTGACCGCGAACCTCGTGACGGTAACGGTGAAGGAGTCGCCCACCAGTGTGGGATTCTTCAGCATCCGTAATTACTGA